CATAAATTTTGTCTGACTGTTTGATAGCTCCGCGGAAAGGCTCGTTCTAAGGCCGGCGAGCCCGCTAAGAAGAAGTAATTTACTTAGCGGGGATGGAGGCTTAGCTGGGATGTATTCATGCTCTCTATGTGGCTGTCATATCTTTGGATTCATATCGACAGTTCAGGGAGGATGCCGGATCATGTCTCTTGCAAAACTGATGGTCCGCGTCTTTCTTGCGACTACAGCTTATCCACCCTCGCCGTACAACCCGCACTGGAAGGGCAAAGCTAATTGTACATGTGGATCAATGCGCGAGCTGCTAATGTACATAATCGGGCTTCAATGTGAATATTATCCAatccatccttcatctttcccccAGTTCACCAAGTCTCTTGCTGAAGTTAAAGGTTTCAACGCATCGTTCTTGTGATTCCTATTTGACCTTGCACTCATGTCGAAATTCAGACTGTattccatcatctcctcgaCTTTCTGGAGGATGCCCCAAGCTTTTTCAGACCGGACGGTATCGGGTTTTGGTTTCACGCCCCTAGCCAACCGAGGGACTTGTGTAGATCTGAGAGCGCGGGGCTTTCTAAGAGATTTCGATACGAGCATATACTGAAGGATATATCGCAGCCACTTGAATTGATTGATGGGTATGATCAGCACTTTTGTCCTCATTCCACAAAAAGCGGGCTTACCATGAGGTTCGTGATTGCATGGAAACCACCCCAGTCGTCACCTATCCTAGACCTCATGGCTCTATACAAATCCCATTGTGCTCCTTTGCCTTCATACACTTCTTCAGGTATTTGGGACCAAACTGGCGTGGGCATATTTAAACGTGAAAGACCAAAATCAATGATGGTCGTTTGCAAAGATGTGTATGTTGGCGACAGGTAATTTTCCGGTTCTGTAGAGGAAGGGGATTCGGATAAGGATGATATGAGAATTTGGCCCTCATGGAGATCACGATGCTATAGTCTTTAGTAAGCTGCCAATCAAGAAAATCAACTCTAAAAAGCAAACGGACCTCAAATTTTGTCCAATCTTCGGCGGATGCCAGAGCTGCTGCTACTTGCCAGAATATCCCAGCGGCCTGCACCCAACCCCGAGAAGAATCAAACTGGAGGGCCTCAAGGTCAATCCCTGAATTACAGAGAGCCACAAGGCAATACTTCTGTGTTGGGCCAAATGCCGCTACAGAAAAGTTAAGATACAGCCACAATCTGATAGCTATACGTACAAGGTCGTACACTAGCAGAGCCCTGGGTGGATTTGTAGATGTCCCATTTTTCGAGCAGTTCCTTAGGATACTTTCCTTCCACAACATAGGCGCTGGAAGGAACATCATTAGTAGTCTATGTACGAAGCAGATGCACCAAGGGGCTTACCCTCTGAATTCCACGAAACCGCCACCTGGAACTTGATTCATTTTCTTGGTAATTTCAATCTCCCTCAGAACATCTTCGGGTGAGCTACAGTCGGGAAATGACCCGTCTGCCTCCACCGTCCCCGAAAACAGCGGGATCACCTTTAGGACTAGATCGGCATCTTCGGCTGACTGAGAAAAGCCAAATACCTCAGAATATGATGCTTCACCCACTTTGGTCATGAAGACATCTTTCGAGGCAGGAAATAATGGGAATGATTTGATAAAGGCGTTGAACTCCTGAACAGAGGCAGAAGAACATGCTTGTATGAGAGCTTCCAAGGCGAATTGAGATGATGACTTCCCTTTGTCCGCGCCATTCCCTGTCTTTTGAGCAGAACTGTCTTTAATTGTCACATCCGATAGCCTTTCAGATAACTCCTCGATTCTGATGTCACTTATTGGTGACCGTAAAGGCAGGATAACTCCCTCAAAAACAAGCCTTTTTTTCGCCCTGATAGCTGAACCTGGAGAGCGCTGCTGCTTTGTAGACTGCATGGATGAAGACTCCATCGGTATTTTGGGCGCTGACGGGAGTGTCGTATGAGCAGCCGCAGGACTCCTAGGAACAATGGCCTTTGAGGTTTTCCGGGACACTCTTCTTTGCTTCGTTGAAACGATCCGAGGAGATTTACTCAAAGGAGGCACTGTTACCTTGGATAAAGTACCATCTGGCGACACCCCTTTTGCAACTTTGGGCAAAGTTTCCTCTTTATAGGGCGCTTTTGAAAGCCTGTCACTTTTGAGGGAATTCAATGCTTGGCATGTAGCAGCGGGTAAGTTGCAGTTGTCATTGGAGGGCTTAGCCGTCAGAGGTTGACGCTGCCGCGTTGGAAGGACGGGAGGAGAAGTCAAGTCAACTGGTTCAACAAAGTCTGAGTGAATGGAGATGATTTGCTGTAGCCAGTGAGTCAAACCCCTGAGGTTATTGACATTATCTGTATACAGTGCTTACTGTGTTTTTACGCCCGTAGGTAGTTACCTGGTTGTTATAAGTCAGTATTTTTCTTGTAGTGCGTCAGAAGATGGATAGGGTGCTTGCCTTCTTGGTCTGAAAAACAGTCGCGTCGTAAGTTTTGGGATAACTGGTGCAACATGCGAAATTTGCTGGCATTTACTTACCTTAACCCCTGCGGTTGGCATTGTGCCTTCTGGTACCAGGTCCAAGGAATAGTGTTACTGGTTTAATACTTATGCAACATTACATGCGAGGcgttgtttgtttgttttttcTGGCGCcgacagcaacagcagccagcagcaggagcagaagaCCCGACGGAAGGAGATAAATAACACCAATAAATGCCACGTACGCGCGTGTGATTTTTTTGTTAAAGAACTGTTAATAACAATGGTGGTGGGACTtgtggcggcggcggcggcctCGGCGGGCTGGCTTGTTTATTGTTTTCGTGCTCCGTCGCACTCATGTCTGCATCTTGTCCCGTCTTGTTTTGAGTCTTGCTAACTAATTCAGCTTGCATCTCGACATGCCGCCACTCACTCAAGACTATCCTACACTGACACACTATACATCCGGCCTCAGAAATGACCTGCGCCAGTCGGCATCTAAGAGCCTCGtagagcttgaagaggcTATCAACTCGAAAGGGTATGATTGGCTCGAGGGTTACATGTCTCAAATAATGGCACATGTTCCTAAGTAAGTGGCcactttgcctttttgcTGCACATGATGccagaaaaaaaggtgCTGCGCAGCTCTTGCCAGCCGAAACAGAATCAATAAACGAAGCTGACATTGTTTGTTCCATTTCCTATCAGAGCACCTATTGGCGAACTCATCAAAACCCCTTCCAAAACACAAACTGTCAAGAGAACCAGAGCTGCTACAGCCGCAGCTAAAGAGAAGACGGAAAAGATCAAAGGTCTCAATGCCCAACTTCTTAGCCCATCGTCCAGGCAAACTGTACGTTTGTTGAGAAACGACAACGCTGTATCTGACACAAAGAAGTCCCGTCCTGCCCTTTCTCCATTGCAATTTGGCTCGCGTAACGTGAACACCAGTGATGCTCCCAGTCCCTCACCAATCAAATCAAAGTCTATCAAAGCGTCTTCTCCCAGCAAATCAAAGGCTAAGAGAGGACGGTCTAGAAAAGCAGAGCCTGCTATGATCAGCAACGAAAATGCCTCCCCCAGATTTGAAAACAAGAACATTTGCTCGTCCTCTGCTGCAGAGCCACAACATCCATTTTCCCCCTCTCGTCAAAGCAAACTTGGCGATAGAATGGAACAAGCGTCGTCTACCAAAGTTGAGAAGACACTAAAATCGAAGCCAGTCATGGCAGAGACTGTTGAGAACATCACAGAAGCCCTTATTGATGGACAAAACATGGCGTCTGACCGTGATGAAACGTCACTCCAGAGCGCTGTCAATCATTCTCCTGCAGGTGAAATCCAGTCTCTGCCAACAGTCGATGAGATAGTGGACATGGACATTGACAACATACAAGGAGCTGGAGAGACGCAGTTAAAGGAAATGGTCGAGGTCATGCCTGAACTTGACAATGTCAAGCCAGAGGAAACTGTGCTCCCATCGAGtgcggaagaggatgcgCACGATGTCACAGTCAAAGAGAAGGGGACTGGAGATCATAAGCTCGGTCAACCCAAAGAAGGATTTGGCGAGGGAATTAGGAAGGAGGCTGTTATCGAAGATGTTCAGAGTGCACAACCAACCATCAATGAGGGAGGAGAAATTTTTGGATCTAACATAGGTTCTAATGAACTTAAAGAGGGACTAGTTCCCCACACAGAATTTCCAGTACAGCTCTCTTCCAGGACATCAGCAACTGAGTCCAAGGGGATTGTCACTGCTGCAATCTCTTCGACCCAATCTGCTGCAGTGCCTCAATCTCCGCTAGCCCCTGCCAAAGCTTCCTTTATGGAatcttctgcctcttcctccaccactgCATTTTCTTCCGGGGCTGTCCCCATACCCGTTCGTCAAGTCCGCTCCTCTTGGCTTAGTAAAGCCCTTGGTACCGGTACTGTGCCCATTTCGAACGCGTCAGGACCGGCCGAAAGCAATTCAGTGATTGGCAAACCTTTTACTGCTCCATCTCAACAAAGACCAAGTGCAGCCATGGACTTCTCTGGCCTTCGAAAGAGTTTACTCCCTATTGGAGGACTTAAAAGAAAGTCTGGAGAGGGtatggaaggagaggaagaagaggaagaagggcgtAGACCTGACAAGTTCAAAAAGGTCTCTTCCGAACCATATGACTTCCAGGTTTCAACCACTCCTGGTCCCGTTGGTAGACCTAAGCTGCCATCAAAAACACCTTCATTTGGCACTGGAAGCATCAATTCAAATCCTGCTTCTCAAGGTCGATCCGCTTTATCTTCTAATCTGATTGACGATTCTCATCGCCCCGAGATTTCTAAAGTCACCAAAGCCCTTGATGAGCTTCGGGAGAAAACAGCAAAGGACGTTGCCAAACAGAAAGCTTCTTCAGCAGGCCGTCCTGAAAGTGGTAATGGTCGAGCACCCAAGGCTAAGAGCACTGGAGCAGGTTTCCTGAGAGGCCTGCTCAACTTCGGGGGCAcatctgaagaagaagaagccatcAGGCGAGCGAGGgaattggaagaggagaagatagCCGAAGCAGAGTTAGAAAAACTGATGTGGAACGCAACGAAACCTTTCATTGACATTGAGTCCGCCCTCAACGACCCTTCTGCTGACGTTTCGCCTCTGCCGGAAGGTAACGACGATGCTGGGCGCTCTACGACCCCTA
The genomic region above belongs to Cryptococcus neoformans var. neoformans JEC21 chromosome 4 sequence and contains:
- a CDS encoding expressed protein; its protein translation is MPTAGVKTKKVTTYGRKNTQIISIHSDFVEPVDLTSPPVLPTRQRQPLTAKPSNDNCNLPAATCQALNSLKSDRLSKAPYKEETLPKVAKGVSPDGTLSKVTVPPLSKSPRIVSTKQRRVSRKTSKAIVPRSPAAAHTTLPSAPKIPMESSSMQSTKQQRSPGSAIRAKKRLVFEGVILPLRSPISDIRIEELSERLSDVTIKDSSAQKTGNGADKGKSSSQFALEALIQACSSASVQEFNAFIKSFPLFPASKDVFMTKVGEASYSEVFGFSQSAEDADLVLKVIPLFSGTVEADGSFPDCSSPEDVLREIEITKKMNQVPGGGFVEFRGAYVVEGKYPKELLEKWDIYKSTQGSASVRPSAFGPTQKYCLVALCNSGIDLEALQFDSSRGWVQAAGIFWQVAAALASAEDWTKFEHRDLHEGQILISSLSESPSSTEPENYLSPTYTSLQTTIIDFGLSRLNMPTPVWSQIPEEVYEGKGAQWDLYRAMRSRIGDDWGGFHAITNLMWLRYILQYMLVSKSLRKPRALRSTQVPRLARGVKPKPDTVRSEKAWGILQKVEEMMEYSLNFDMSARSNRNHKNDALKPLTSARDLVNWGKDEGWIG